The following are encoded in a window of Kitasatospora sp. NBC_01250 genomic DNA:
- a CDS encoding exonuclease domain-containing protein, whose amino-acid sequence MRNLHWYEGPLASFDTETTGVDVEQDRVVSAALVLQAAPDAPVERLTWLVDPGVPIPEGARAVHGITDEQVRAHGRSPVVVTAEIARALAEQARAGVPLVVMNAPYDLTLLDRELRRHRQSSLAAVLADAELLVVDPRVLDKHVDRYRKGRRTLTDLCAHYGIALADAHDASADAWASLQLVRAVGRRYSTALGEFSTAELHLRQARWHAAQARGLQDWFDRSGTPEQVDRSWPLRPARCVCGALPGVGHSCESAA is encoded by the coding sequence ATGCGGAACCTCCACTGGTACGAAGGCCCACTCGCCTCCTTCGACACCGAGACCACCGGCGTGGACGTGGAACAGGACCGGGTGGTCTCCGCCGCCCTGGTCCTGCAGGCCGCGCCCGACGCGCCGGTGGAGCGGCTGACTTGGCTGGTCGACCCGGGGGTCCCGATCCCCGAAGGGGCCCGCGCGGTGCACGGCATCACCGACGAGCAGGTCCGCGCCCACGGCCGCTCGCCGGTCGTGGTGACCGCCGAGATCGCCCGGGCGCTGGCCGAGCAGGCCAGGGCCGGCGTCCCGCTGGTGGTGATGAACGCGCCCTACGATCTGACCCTGCTGGACCGGGAGTTGCGCCGTCACCGGCAGAGCTCGCTGGCCGCCGTGCTCGCCGACGCCGAGCTGCTGGTGGTCGATCCGCGGGTGCTGGACAAGCACGTGGACCGCTACCGCAAGGGCCGGCGCACCCTCACCGACCTGTGCGCGCACTACGGCATAGCGCTCGCCGACGCACACGACGCGAGCGCCGACGCCTGGGCCTCCCTGCAGCTGGTCCGCGCGGTGGGCCGGCGCTACAGCACCGCACTGGGCGAGTTCTCCACGGCCGAGCTGCACCTGCGCCAGGCCCGCTGGCACGCGGCCCAAGCGCGGGGCCTGCAGGACTGGTTCGACCGGTCCGGCACCCCGGAGCAGGTGGACCGGTCCTGGCCGCTTCGCCCGGCCCGCTGCGTCTGCGGCGCTCTGCCGGGCGTCGGGCACAGCTGCGAGAGCGCTGCCTGA
- a CDS encoding SsgA family sporulation/cell division regulator: MNTTVSCELHLRLIVSSESSLPVPAGLRYDTADPYAVHATFHTGADETVEWVFARDLLAEGLHRPTGTGDVRVWPSRSHGQGVVCIALSSPEGEALLEAPARALESFLKRTDAAVPPGTEHRHFDLDRELSHILAES; encoded by the coding sequence ATGAACACCACGGTCAGCTGCGAGCTGCACCTGCGCCTCATCGTGTCGAGCGAGTCTTCACTGCCCGTCCCCGCGGGCCTGCGCTACGACACCGCCGACCCCTATGCCGTGCACGCGACCTTCCACACCGGTGCGGACGAGACCGTGGAGTGGGTGTTCGCCCGCGACCTGCTCGCGGAGGGGCTGCACCGACCCACCGGGACCGGAGACGTCCGGGTGTGGCCGTCACGCAGTCACGGACAGGGAGTCGTCTGCATCGCGCTGTCTTCCCCCGAGGGGGAAGCCCTGCTGGAAGCACCGGCCCGGGCGCTTGAGTCCTTCCTCAAGCGGACCGACGCCGCCGTGCCGCCCGGCACCGAGCATCGCCACTTCGATCTGGATCGGGAGCTGTCGCACATCCTTGCCGAGAGCTGA
- a CDS encoding CGNR zinc finger domain-containing protein, producing the protein MLITHDTECALGLLVELLNTAPEVAGTEQLPDVAALDAFVVRGDISEVDSVTAVDLAAVHRLRGQLRDVFTAPSTRIAAELVNALVAAVNATPRLTDHDGHGWHMHYFAPHAALADHLAAELGMALGLILMAGERERLRRCEAPDCARVFVDLSRNRSRRYCDSRTCGNRMHVAAYRARQRSAGAADDVTVGVG; encoded by the coding sequence GTGCTGATCACCCATGACACCGAGTGCGCCCTGGGCCTTCTGGTCGAGCTGCTCAACACCGCCCCGGAAGTGGCGGGCACCGAGCAGCTGCCGGATGTGGCCGCCTTGGACGCCTTCGTGGTGCGCGGCGACATCAGCGAGGTGGACTCCGTCACGGCGGTGGACCTGGCTGCCGTGCACCGGCTGCGCGGGCAGCTGCGGGACGTCTTCACCGCACCCTCCACCCGGATCGCCGCCGAGCTGGTGAACGCGCTGGTGGCGGCCGTGAACGCGACGCCCCGGCTGACCGACCACGACGGCCACGGCTGGCACATGCACTACTTCGCCCCGCACGCGGCGCTGGCCGACCACCTGGCGGCCGAGCTGGGGATGGCGCTGGGCCTGATCCTGATGGCCGGCGAGCGCGAGCGGCTGCGGCGCTGCGAGGCGCCGGACTGCGCACGCGTCTTCGTGGACCTGTCGCGCAACCGCTCGCGCCGCTACTGCGACAGCCGCACCTGCGGGAACCGGATGCACGTCGCCGCCTACCGGGCACGCCAGCGCTCGGCCGGGGCGGCGGACGACGTCACGGTCGGCGTGGGCTGA
- a CDS encoding DsbA family protein yields the protein MTDGSLPQLEFWCELQCPDCRTALDDVRALRERYGDALTVSLRHFPLEKHKHAYAAAEAAEEAFSQGLGWPFVEAVLARVDELEKRGQQLLLEVAAAVGLDAEEVELALIDGRHTLVVDADQAEGKAIGVTGTPTYLVAGQRLDGGQSQEGLRERIIDLLEA from the coding sequence ATGACCGATGGTTCCCTGCCCCAGTTGGAGTTCTGGTGCGAGCTGCAGTGCCCGGACTGCCGCACCGCGCTCGACGACGTCCGCGCGCTGCGTGAGCGGTACGGCGACGCGCTGACCGTCTCGTTGCGGCACTTCCCGCTCGAGAAGCACAAGCACGCGTACGCGGCCGCCGAGGCGGCCGAGGAGGCGTTCTCGCAGGGGCTGGGGTGGCCGTTCGTCGAGGCCGTGCTGGCCCGGGTGGACGAGCTGGAGAAGCGCGGGCAGCAGTTGCTGCTGGAGGTGGCCGCGGCGGTCGGCCTGGACGCCGAGGAGGTCGAGCTGGCGCTGATCGACGGCCGGCACACGCTGGTGGTGGACGCCGACCAGGCCGAGGGCAAGGCGATCGGCGTGACCGGCACGCCGACCTACCTGGTGGCCGGGCAGCGGCTGGACGGCGGACAGAGCCAGGAGGGTCTGCGGGAGCGGATCATCGACCTGCTGGAAGCCTGA
- a CDS encoding GNAT family N-acetyltransferase, whose protein sequence is MTTTLRPAGPETATPDGGADRRWLICANGRPVGTVRTVARRYGSYRVGRIEELAVTDGPRRGRGTVAVLAAEEVLRAWGCHRAEVSVPVEARPAHALALALGYVETNLHLLKRIGRPAPLRSGLTIRPIGPAEYPDWLAATQAEFQAQLRGAGFSADQAVQRCAAEHTRLLLQGHATPGVALRRLLLDERPLGSLWLALDNGRLSDGSPLAWVMTIEVAPEERGKGYGRELLLAAERECLAAGVRDLGLNVYADNTVALGLYASLGYRTAGRVLTKTLL, encoded by the coding sequence ATGACCACCACCCTGCGCCCGGCCGGGCCCGAAACGGCGACCCCGGACGGCGGAGCCGATCGCCGCTGGCTGATCTGCGCCAACGGCCGCCCGGTCGGCACCGTGCGCACCGTAGCCCGCCGCTACGGCTCCTACCGGGTCGGCCGGATCGAGGAGTTGGCGGTCACCGACGGCCCGCGTCGCGGTCGCGGCACGGTCGCCGTGCTCGCCGCCGAGGAGGTGCTGCGGGCCTGGGGGTGTCACCGCGCCGAGGTCTCCGTCCCGGTCGAGGCCCGGCCCGCGCACGCCCTGGCGCTCGCCCTCGGCTACGTCGAGACCAACCTGCACCTGCTCAAGCGGATCGGCCGACCGGCGCCGCTGCGAAGCGGCCTGACGATCCGTCCGATCGGCCCGGCCGAGTACCCCGACTGGCTCGCGGCCACCCAGGCCGAGTTCCAGGCCCAGCTGCGGGGCGCCGGCTTCAGCGCTGACCAGGCCGTGCAGCGCTGCGCCGCCGAACACACCCGCCTGCTGCTCCAGGGCCACGCGACCCCCGGGGTGGCCCTGCGCCGGCTGCTGCTCGACGAGCGGCCGCTCGGCAGCCTCTGGCTCGCGCTGGACAACGGCCGGCTGTCCGACGGCAGCCCGCTGGCCTGGGTGATGACCATCGAGGTGGCCCCCGAAGAACGAGGAAAAGGCTACGGCCGCGAGCTGCTGCTCGCGGCCGAACGTGAATGCCTCGCGGCCGGGGTGCGCGACCTCGGCCTGAATGTCTACGCCGACAACACCGTCGCGCTCGGCCTCTACGCCTCGCTGGGTTACCGGACCGCCGGCCGGGTGCTGACGAAAACGCTGCTGTGA
- a CDS encoding aminotransferase class IV codes for MIWLNGALIEESAAEVSVFDHGLTVGDGVFETVKAVHGQTFALTRHLDRLARSAAGLGLPAPDLEEVRKGCQAVLAATPMPLGRLRITYTGGVAPLGSDRGDAPPTLAIALGAATARPDTTAVATVPWTRNEHSAVAGLKTTSYAENVVALAHAHRQGASEALFANTAGALCEGTGSNVFVVLGGRLLTPPVAAGCLAGVTRALVVDWCEAEEADLPYQVLREAEEVFLTSTLRDVQAVARVDDHQLPAPGPVTARAMAAFAARAADDLDP; via the coding sequence ATGATCTGGCTCAACGGCGCGCTGATCGAGGAGTCCGCCGCCGAGGTCTCCGTCTTCGACCATGGACTGACCGTCGGCGACGGCGTCTTCGAGACGGTCAAGGCCGTGCACGGACAGACCTTCGCCCTCACCCGCCACCTCGACCGGCTGGCCCGCTCGGCCGCCGGCCTCGGCCTGCCCGCCCCCGACCTCGAAGAGGTCCGCAAGGGCTGCCAGGCCGTGCTCGCCGCCACCCCGATGCCGCTGGGCCGCCTGCGGATCACCTACACCGGGGGAGTGGCCCCGCTCGGCTCCGACCGCGGTGACGCCCCGCCCACCCTGGCCATCGCGCTCGGCGCGGCAACCGCCCGCCCCGACACCACCGCCGTGGCCACCGTCCCGTGGACCCGCAACGAGCACAGCGCGGTGGCCGGCCTGAAGACCACCTCCTACGCCGAGAACGTGGTCGCGCTCGCCCACGCGCACCGCCAGGGCGCCAGCGAGGCCCTCTTCGCCAACACCGCGGGAGCGCTCTGCGAGGGCACCGGATCGAACGTCTTCGTGGTCCTCGGCGGCAGACTGCTCACCCCGCCGGTGGCCGCCGGCTGCCTGGCCGGGGTGACCCGCGCGCTGGTCGTCGACTGGTGCGAGGCCGAGGAGGCGGACCTGCCGTACCAGGTCCTGCGCGAGGCCGAGGAGGTCTTCCTGACCTCCACCCTGCGCGACGTCCAGGCCGTCGCCCGGGTCGACGACCACCAGCTGCCCGCCCCGGGCCCGGTCACCGCCCGCGCGATGGCCGCCTTCGCCGCCCGCGCGGCCGACGACCTGGACCCGTGA
- a CDS encoding chorismate-binding protein: protein MSSASPAPRPDQPIARFGGRLATGLLDVTDDPAALESTGWWAVAYDFEGRLTCARFAEVHSDPTPAPVADRWRGPRSGDWHSSLDRAAYLAGVQRIREHIAAGEVYQANLCRVLTAPLPDPDPAHSDIDALTGLLAHGNPAPYAGTVRLPRHGVEIATASPELYLSRRGRTVASGPIKGTGRTEHDLLEKDHAENVMIVDLVRNDLGQACAAGSITVPDLCVVEKHPGLVHLVSTVEGTLRADAGWPELLAATFPPGSVTGAPKSSALHIIDALERAPRGPYCGAVGWVDADRGEAELAVGIRTFWIDRSDPGTPLLHFGTGAGITWGSDPEGEWAETELKAARLVAIASGDHPE, encoded by the coding sequence GTGTCCAGCGCCAGCCCCGCCCCGCGTCCCGACCAGCCGATCGCCCGTTTCGGCGGCCGGCTCGCCACCGGACTGCTCGACGTCACCGACGATCCCGCCGCACTGGAGAGCACGGGCTGGTGGGCGGTCGCCTACGACTTCGAAGGCCGCCTGACCTGCGCCCGGTTCGCCGAGGTCCACTCCGACCCGACACCCGCCCCGGTCGCCGACCGGTGGCGCGGCCCGCGGTCCGGCGACTGGCACAGCTCGCTCGACCGCGCCGCCTACCTCGCGGGCGTGCAGCGGATCCGCGAACACATCGCGGCCGGCGAGGTCTACCAGGCCAACCTCTGCCGGGTGCTGACCGCGCCGCTGCCCGACCCCGACCCGGCCCACAGCGACATCGACGCCCTGACCGGTCTGCTGGCCCACGGCAACCCCGCGCCCTACGCCGGCACCGTCCGGCTGCCCCGGCACGGCGTGGAGATCGCCACCGCCTCTCCGGAGCTCTACCTGAGCCGCCGTGGCCGCACCGTCGCCTCCGGGCCGATCAAGGGCACCGGCCGCACCGAGCACGACCTGCTGGAGAAGGACCACGCCGAGAACGTGATGATCGTCGATCTGGTCCGCAACGACCTCGGCCAGGCCTGCGCGGCCGGCAGCATCACCGTCCCCGACCTGTGCGTGGTCGAGAAGCACCCCGGCCTGGTCCACCTCGTCTCCACCGTCGAGGGCACGCTGCGGGCCGACGCCGGCTGGCCCGAGCTGCTCGCCGCCACCTTCCCGCCCGGCTCGGTCACCGGCGCACCCAAGTCCAGCGCGCTGCACATCATCGACGCCCTGGAACGCGCCCCCCGCGGTCCCTACTGCGGTGCCGTCGGCTGGGTCGACGCCGACCGCGGCGAGGCCGAACTCGCGGTCGGCATAAGGACGTTCTGGATCGACCGGAGCGATCCCGGCACCCCGCTGCTGCACTTCGGCACCGGCGCCGGCATCACCTGGGGCTCCGACCCCGAGGGCGAATGGGCCGAGACCGAGCTCAAGGCCGCCCGGCTGGTCGCGATAGCGTCGGGCGACCACCCGGAGTAG
- a CDS encoding protein kinase domain-containing protein: protein MAMMRLRREDPRIVGPYRLHRRLGAGGMGVVYLGSDRKGQRVALKLIRAELAEDAEFRTRFAREVAAASRIRAGCTARVVGSDLEADRPWLATAYVPGPSLYKRVGDEGPLPWPEVARIGAALADGLVKVHEAGVVHRDLKPSNILLSPKGPRIIDFGIAWSRGASTLTHVGTAVGSPGFLAPEQVRGVAVTPATDVFAFGATLAYALTGDTPFGSGASSEVMLYRVVHEEPDLSEVPAPLAPLVGACLAKEPLDRPGAAHLHERLSELAARAAGGGRVRTGASGTAAPAPAAAVPTREHEHGGPAREGAGREAAVREAERAERVAREADEARAQGRPRFARSQPYPTPHGAGSTGQGAAGPAAARAAQPVRTPGPGEHQGGRPVVATPPGGRPVRPAGGGRPQPRDRQHTPPPGRPLNPRQRLLRQRVVVFITVTIGVALAIAAAQGCENRHSQGLPPPAVAPSTAAASTPTGGDPSGANSASDPAGGAGANAASGPGGVEAAAPGPAIGLSADGVQPSPPVAPAARTSGGTGSPVPSGAAGFGPATAAGPAVDWPDRSYADPAGGPAIALRGGRSADPAPGAPVVTLAGVLPARYHGTPAAVVVLRRTEGSVPVDLVELFGFNGDTPVPLTARSSAADPLSTASWHLEEGALVREERVTQTGATASTRYTVRADGTLDESWPGAGISGGTGTGPRAAAAASAG, encoded by the coding sequence ATGGCGATGATGCGGCTGAGGCGTGAGGACCCCCGCATCGTCGGCCCGTACCGGTTGCACCGGCGACTCGGTGCCGGCGGGATGGGCGTGGTCTACCTGGGCTCCGACCGCAAGGGCCAGCGGGTCGCACTGAAGCTGATCAGGGCCGAGCTGGCCGAGGACGCGGAGTTCCGCACCCGGTTCGCCCGCGAGGTCGCCGCCGCCTCCCGGATCAGGGCGGGCTGCACCGCCCGGGTGGTCGGCTCCGACCTGGAGGCGGACCGTCCCTGGCTGGCCACGGCCTACGTGCCCGGGCCCTCGCTGTACAAGCGGGTCGGGGACGAGGGGCCGCTGCCCTGGCCCGAGGTGGCCCGGATCGGCGCGGCGCTCGCGGACGGGCTGGTGAAGGTCCACGAGGCGGGTGTGGTGCACCGCGACCTCAAGCCCTCGAACATCCTGCTCTCCCCCAAGGGACCGCGGATCATCGACTTCGGCATCGCGTGGTCGCGCGGTGCCAGCACCCTGACGCACGTCGGCACCGCGGTCGGCTCGCCCGGCTTCCTGGCCCCCGAGCAGGTGCGCGGGGTGGCCGTGACGCCGGCCACCGACGTCTTCGCGTTCGGGGCCACCCTGGCGTACGCGCTCACCGGTGACACGCCGTTCGGCTCCGGCGCCTCCTCGGAGGTGATGCTCTACCGCGTGGTGCACGAGGAGCCGGATCTCTCCGAGGTGCCCGCACCGCTCGCGCCGCTGGTCGGGGCCTGCCTGGCCAAGGAGCCGCTGGACCGCCCCGGCGCCGCCCACCTGCACGAGCGGCTCAGCGAGTTGGCCGCCCGGGCGGCGGGCGGCGGGCGGGTGCGAACCGGCGCGAGCGGCACCGCGGCACCGGCTCCCGCGGCGGCCGTCCCGACGCGTGAGCACGAGCACGGCGGACCGGCGCGGGAGGGCGCCGGGCGGGAGGCGGCCGTGCGGGAGGCCGAGCGGGCCGAGCGGGTGGCCCGGGAGGCCGACGAGGCGCGCGCCCAGGGCCGGCCTCGGTTCGCGCGCTCGCAGCCCTACCCGACGCCGCACGGTGCCGGGAGCACCGGCCAGGGAGCGGCCGGCCCCGCCGCGGCCAGAGCCGCCCAGCCGGTGCGCACGCCCGGGCCGGGCGAGCACCAGGGCGGACGCCCCGTGGTGGCCACACCGCCCGGCGGGCGGCCGGTTCGGCCGGCCGGCGGCGGGCGTCCGCAGCCGCGCGACCGCCAGCACACCCCGCCGCCCGGTCGGCCGTTGAACCCGCGGCAGCGGCTGCTGCGGCAGCGCGTGGTGGTCTTCATCACCGTGACGATCGGGGTGGCGCTGGCCATCGCCGCCGCGCAGGGCTGTGAGAACCGGCATTCGCAGGGTCTGCCGCCGCCGGCCGTCGCGCCGAGCACGGCGGCGGCCAGCACGCCGACCGGCGGCGACCCGAGCGGCGCGAACAGCGCCTCGGACCCGGCGGGCGGCGCCGGGGCGAACGCGGCGTCCGGCCCGGGCGGGGTCGAGGCGGCTGCTCCCGGGCCGGCGATCGGGCTGTCGGCGGACGGCGTCCAGCCCTCGCCGCCGGTGGCCCCGGCGGCCCGCACCAGCGGTGGCACCGGCAGCCCGGTGCCCTCGGGCGCGGCCGGGTTCGGGCCGGCCACCGCCGCGGGGCCGGCCGTGGACTGGCCCGACCGCAGCTACGCCGACCCCGCCGGCGGCCCGGCGATCGCGCTGCGCGGCGGCCGTTCGGCCGATCCGGCGCCCGGCGCGCCGGTGGTCACCCTGGCCGGCGTGCTGCCCGCCCGCTACCACGGCACCCCCGCCGCCGTGGTGGTGCTGCGGCGCACCGAGGGCTCGGTCCCCGTGGACCTGGTGGAGCTCTTCGGCTTCAACGGCGACACCCCCGTTCCGCTGACCGCCCGCAGCTCCGCCGCCGACCCGCTCTCCACCGCCAGCTGGCACCTGGAGGAGGGTGCCCTGGTGCGGGAGGAGCGGGTGACCCAGACCGGTGCCACGGCCAGCACCCGCTACACCGTGCGGGCGGACGGCACGCTGGACGAGTCCTGGCCGGGCGCGGGCATCAGCGGCGGCACCGGAACCGGGCCGCGCGCCGCGGCGGCTGCCAGCGCGGGCTGA
- a CDS encoding TrmH family RNA methyltransferase, with translation MTEPQTITDPADPRLADYTDLTDVELRRRREPAEGLFIAEGEKVIRRALAAGYEMRSMLLTAKWLEVMADVIAEADAPVHLVEPGLAEQVTGYHVHRGALASMARKPLPDVLEVLTGAGRIAVLEGLVDHTNLGAIFRSAAALGMDAVLLSPDCADPLYRRAVKTSMGAVFSVPYARLDPWPGSLATLRDAGFHLLALTPAEGSVELAAAAPHRLPKAALMLGAEGDGLTDQALAAADQRVRIPMAHGIDSLNVGAAAAVAFYAVNAG, from the coding sequence ATGACCGAGCCGCAGACCATCACCGATCCCGCCGACCCCCGGCTGGCCGACTACACCGACCTGACCGACGTCGAACTGCGCCGTCGCCGCGAACCGGCCGAGGGGCTGTTCATCGCCGAGGGCGAGAAGGTGATCCGCCGGGCGCTCGCCGCCGGGTACGAGATGCGCTCGATGCTGCTGACCGCCAAGTGGCTGGAGGTGATGGCCGACGTGATCGCCGAGGCCGACGCCCCGGTGCACCTGGTCGAACCCGGGCTCGCCGAGCAGGTGACCGGCTACCACGTGCACCGCGGCGCGCTCGCCTCGATGGCCCGCAAGCCGCTGCCCGACGTGCTGGAGGTGCTGACCGGCGCGGGCCGGATCGCCGTGCTCGAAGGGCTGGTGGACCACACCAACCTCGGCGCGATCTTCCGCAGCGCCGCTGCCCTCGGCATGGACGCGGTGCTGCTCTCCCCGGACTGCGCTGACCCGCTCTACCGGCGGGCGGTCAAGACCTCGATGGGCGCCGTCTTCTCCGTCCCCTACGCCCGGCTCGACCCGTGGCCCGGCTCGCTGGCCACCCTGCGCGACGCGGGCTTCCACCTGCTCGCCCTCACCCCCGCCGAGGGCTCGGTCGAGCTCGCCGCTGCCGCCCCGCACCGCCTGCCCAAGGCCGCGCTGATGCTCGGCGCCGAGGGCGACGGGCTGACGGACCAGGCGCTGGCCGCCGCCGACCAGCGCGTGCGGATCCCGATGGCGCACGGCATCGACTCGCTCAACGTCGGCGCGGCGGCGGCCGTCGCCTTCTACGCCGTCAACGCAGGCTGA
- the cobA gene encoding uroporphyrinogen-III C-methyltransferase translates to MTAPNPHPSTEGRTPYPVGLLLTGRRVVVVGGGQVAQRRLPALIAAGARVELISPTTTPAVQAMADAGEIDWQQRGYADGDLAEAWYVLVATDDHAVNEAVSAEAERRRVFCARSDDAAVATAWTPATGHDEGTTVAVLTGDPRHSAALRTTIVEGLRDGSLSARQYRQRTAGVALVGGGPGDPDLITVRGRRLLADADVVVADRLAPRELLAELPPHVEVVDASKIPYGRAMAQEAINRTLIEHAKAGRFVVRLKGGDPYVYGRGGEELLACAEAGIPVTVVPGISSSISVPAAAGIPVTHRGMTHEFTVVSGHVAPEDPRSLVNWEALAGMTGTLVLLMAVERIGAIAARLIAGGRAASTPVAVVQEGTTATQRRLDTTLGTVADTVAAQGVRPPAVIVVGDVVHVLDPATRTA, encoded by the coding sequence ATGACCGCGCCGAACCCGCACCCGAGCACCGAGGGGCGCACCCCCTACCCCGTGGGGCTGCTGCTGACCGGCCGACGGGTCGTGGTGGTCGGCGGCGGCCAGGTGGCCCAGCGCCGGCTGCCCGCGCTGATCGCAGCCGGGGCCCGGGTCGAGCTGATCTCCCCGACCACCACCCCCGCCGTCCAGGCGATGGCGGACGCCGGCGAGATCGACTGGCAGCAGCGCGGCTACGCGGACGGCGACCTGGCCGAGGCCTGGTACGTGCTGGTCGCCACCGACGACCACGCCGTCAACGAGGCGGTCAGCGCCGAGGCCGAACGCCGCCGGGTCTTCTGCGCCCGCAGCGACGACGCGGCGGTGGCCACCGCCTGGACCCCCGCCACCGGCCACGACGAGGGCACCACCGTCGCCGTGCTGACCGGCGACCCGCGCCACTCGGCCGCGCTGCGCACCACCATCGTCGAGGGCCTGCGGGACGGCAGCCTCAGCGCCCGCCAGTACCGGCAGCGCACGGCCGGTGTGGCGCTGGTCGGCGGCGGCCCCGGTGACCCGGACCTGATCACGGTGCGGGGCCGCCGGCTGCTCGCCGACGCCGACGTGGTGGTCGCCGACCGGCTGGCCCCGCGCGAGCTGCTCGCCGAACTCCCGCCGCACGTCGAGGTGGTCGACGCCTCCAAGATCCCCTACGGCCGCGCGATGGCCCAGGAGGCGATCAACCGGACGCTGATCGAGCACGCCAAGGCCGGCCGGTTCGTGGTCCGGCTCAAGGGCGGCGACCCCTATGTCTACGGCCGCGGCGGCGAGGAGCTGCTGGCCTGCGCCGAAGCCGGCATACCAGTGACGGTGGTGCCCGGCATCTCCAGCTCGATCAGCGTGCCGGCCGCCGCCGGCATCCCGGTCACCCACCGCGGCATGACCCACGAGTTCACCGTGGTCTCCGGCCACGTCGCGCCGGAGGACCCGCGTTCGCTGGTCAACTGGGAGGCGCTGGCGGGGATGACCGGCACGCTCGTGCTGCTGATGGCGGTCGAGCGGATCGGCGCCATCGCCGCCCGGCTGATCGCCGGCGGCCGCGCGGCGAGCACGCCGGTCGCGGTGGTCCAGGAGGGCACCACGGCCACCCAGCGCCGGCTCGACACGACCCTCGGCACGGTGGCCGACACCGTCGCCGCCCAGGGCGTGCGCCCGCCGGCGGTCATCGTGGTCGGCGACGTGGTGCACGTCCTCGACCCCGCCACCCGCACGGCCTGA